One region of Hymenobacter sediminicola genomic DNA includes:
- a CDS encoding class I SAM-dependent methyltransferase produces MPDYPANYAALNRSLWNAKTEYHVQSEFYNVPGFLAGESSLNDIELGLLGNISGLHILHLQCHFGQDSMSLSRMGAHVTGVDLSDKAIDTARQLATQLGLDTRFICSDVYALPEHLQQQFDVVFTTYGVLGWLPDMDRWAAVVAHFLKPGGRLVLVEFHPVVWIFDAKFTRETITETETGTYADRTAPIETTSVSWNHSLGEVLGALLKQGLEIEQFEEYDYSPYNCFAELEQTGARQYRLRHLPNKLPMVYSVVAQKWP; encoded by the coding sequence ATGCCAGACTATCCTGCCAACTACGCTGCCTTAAACCGTAGCCTCTGGAATGCCAAAACCGAGTATCATGTGCAGTCAGAATTCTATAACGTGCCTGGCTTTCTGGCGGGTGAATCTTCGCTGAACGACATTGAACTGGGGTTGTTAGGCAACATCAGCGGGCTGCACATCCTGCATCTGCAGTGTCATTTTGGGCAGGATTCTATGTCGTTGAGCCGGATGGGGGCGCATGTAACAGGCGTAGACCTATCGGATAAAGCTATAGATACGGCCCGCCAGCTGGCAACACAGCTCGGCCTAGACACCCGGTTTATCTGCTCCGACGTGTATGCTTTGCCTGAACACTTGCAGCAGCAGTTCGATGTTGTGTTCACGACGTATGGCGTGCTGGGCTGGCTACCCGATATGGACCGCTGGGCAGCTGTAGTAGCACATTTTTTGAAACCCGGCGGCCGACTGGTGCTGGTGGAGTTTCATCCGGTTGTCTGGATATTCGATGCCAAGTTCACCCGCGAAACCATTACGGAAACCGAAACCGGAACTTACGCCGACCGCACCGCGCCCATAGAAACCACCTCCGTTTCCTGGAACCATAGCCTGGGCGAGGTGCTGGGTGCCTTGCTCAAACAGGGATTGGAAATTGAGCAATTCGAGGAGTATGATTACTCGCCCTACAATTGCTTTGCCGAGCTAGAACAAACAGGCGCACGGCAGTATCGGCTCCGGCACCTGCCCAATAAGCTCCCGATGGTGTACTCAGTAGTCGCTCAGAAGTGGCCCTAA
- a CDS encoding BLUF domain-containing protein: MYHIVYLSSALADMDDAALKSLLLHSRRRNEERNVTGLLLFSAGNILQVLEGKQETVQALFDTIAQDCRHTHLYKLADGPVARRAFPEWSMGFATASPADFAQLAGYQDPASPDFLAARPQRMDQPFFELLKEFATTPETPV, translated from the coding sequence ATGTATCATATTGTGTATCTCAGCTCGGCGTTAGCAGACATGGACGATGCCGCCCTGAAATCCTTGTTGCTGCATTCGCGCCGCCGAAACGAAGAGCGAAACGTGACGGGGCTGCTGCTTTTCAGCGCGGGCAATATTCTGCAGGTACTTGAGGGCAAACAGGAAACCGTACAGGCGTTGTTCGACACCATTGCCCAGGATTGCCGGCATACCCATCTCTACAAGCTCGCCGATGGTCCGGTTGCCCGCCGGGCGTTTCCCGAATGGTCCATGGGATTTGCCACAGCGTCTCCCGCCGATTTTGCACAACTGGCCGGCTATCAGGACCCGGCCAGCCCCGATTTTCTGGCTGCCCGGCCGCAGCGCATGGACCAACCCTTCTTCGAACTGCTGAAGGAATTTGCCACGACCCCCGAAACGCCTGTCTGA
- a CDS encoding mechanosensitive ion channel family protein translates to MPFQLPTLLPEQIETILRTSGVVLGSLVVGWLLKVAVFGLLAAYVRREPMVLASSVLRHLRQPSAWFFPVLVLSFLLPLTQLEDRALEVARRLVETFLLTTFAWGLVKTVDVVQDLVQQHYRLTDSDNLRVRKLFTQLQFVKKLAVSLIIFVAIALILMSFATVRKIGTGLLTSAGIASVIVGFAAQRSIGNLLAGFQIAFTQPIRLDDVLVVEGEWGRVEEITFTYVVLRIWDERRLVLPLNYFIEKPFQNWTRSSSQLLGTVFLYTDYTIPVDAVRTELQRIVQHNPLWDQRVCVLQVTDSKERTLELRCLVSAVNSSQAFDLRCAVREQLIAFIQRNYPSCLPKTRTLTEPTDQPFTPGLAMED, encoded by the coding sequence ATGCCTTTTCAACTGCCTACTCTGCTTCCCGAACAAATCGAAACCATTCTGCGGACTTCGGGAGTAGTGCTGGGGAGCCTGGTTGTTGGATGGCTGCTGAAAGTAGCGGTGTTCGGGCTGTTGGCGGCCTATGTGCGGCGCGAGCCGATGGTGCTGGCTAGTTCCGTGCTGCGCCACCTGCGTCAGCCCAGCGCCTGGTTTTTCCCGGTGCTGGTGCTCTCTTTCTTACTCCCACTCACGCAACTGGAAGACCGCGCCCTAGAAGTAGCCCGGCGACTGGTAGAAACCTTTCTGCTTACCACCTTCGCCTGGGGGCTGGTGAAAACCGTGGACGTAGTCCAGGATTTGGTGCAGCAGCATTACCGCCTCACCGACAGCGACAACCTACGGGTCCGGAAGCTTTTCACGCAGCTACAGTTCGTAAAAAAACTGGCTGTGTCGCTCATCATTTTTGTGGCCATTGCCCTGATTTTGATGAGTTTCGCTACGGTCCGCAAAATCGGGACCGGGCTACTGACATCGGCTGGCATTGCCAGTGTGATTGTGGGCTTTGCCGCGCAACGCTCCATCGGCAACCTGCTGGCGGGCTTCCAGATTGCCTTCACTCAGCCTATTCGCCTTGATGATGTGCTGGTGGTGGAAGGCGAGTGGGGCCGGGTAGAGGAAATTACGTTTACGTATGTGGTGCTGCGAATCTGGGACGAGCGGCGACTGGTGCTACCGCTCAACTACTTTATCGAGAAGCCTTTCCAGAACTGGACCCGCAGTTCCTCACAGCTATTGGGCACCGTATTTCTCTACACCGATTACACCATTCCGGTTGATGCGGTGCGTACCGAGTTGCAGCGAATTGTACAGCACAACCCACTCTGGGACCAGCGCGTGTGTGTGCTGCAGGTCACAGATTCTAAGGAACGGACACTCGAGTTGCGCTGCCTGGTAAGCGCCGTTAATTCCAGCCAGGCGTTTGACCTGCGCTGCGCAGTACGGGAGCAGCTGATAGCCTTTATTCAGCGCAACTACCCCAGTTGCCTTCCCAAAACCCGTACCCTCACCGAACCCACAGACCAGCCCTTTACGCCAGGGTTGGCCATGGAAGACTAA
- a CDS encoding GNAT family N-acetyltransferase, whose protein sequence is MIKLEYFTPADFPQLITWITDPKLLMNWSGSLFSFPLTEEKLAWYLEDTNVPATSDALIYKAIETKTGEVVGHISLGGISRKNSAARISRVLVGNSTARRRGICQGMMKAVLRIGFEELGLHRIDLGVYDFNTAAIRCYEKAGMQQEGLSRDILKYDNEYWSLIEMSMLDHEWHALHDK, encoded by the coding sequence ATGATCAAACTGGAATATTTTACGCCTGCCGATTTCCCACAACTCATTACTTGGATAACCGACCCCAAGCTACTCATGAACTGGTCAGGGTCCCTTTTCAGCTTTCCGCTCACCGAAGAAAAGTTGGCTTGGTATCTAGAAGACACCAATGTGCCGGCCACGTCCGATGCTCTTATCTATAAGGCTATCGAAACCAAGACCGGCGAAGTGGTAGGCCATATTTCGCTGGGCGGTATCAGCCGCAAGAACAGCGCTGCCCGCATCAGCCGGGTGCTGGTAGGCAACAGTACGGCGCGGCGCCGGGGCATTTGCCAGGGCATGATGAAAGCCGTGCTTCGCATTGGGTTCGAGGAGTTGGGCCTGCACCGCATCGATTTGGGCGTGTACGACTTCAACACAGCTGCCATCCGGTGCTACGAAAAGGCAGGAATGCAGCAGGAAGGCCTCTCGCGCGACATTCTCAAGTATGACAATGAATACTGGAGCCTGATTGAAATGAGCATGCTCGACCACGAGTGGCATGCCCTGCACGACAAATAG
- a CDS encoding SDR family oxidoreductase has translation MLHSMNLKGNTVLITGGASGIGLALAQRFRQAGSEVIAVGRREDKLREAQAQLPGLHIKVCDVADTAERVALLAWVQQAFPRLNMLVNNAGIQRRVQLTEPEEWEAQRQELLINVEAPVHLSTLFVPHLREQQTPCIINVTSGLAFAPMAAVPIYSATKAAMHSFTLSLRQQLAATSVRVVEIVPPAVNTDLGGPGLHTFGVPVDDFADSVMQRLAAGEEEVGYGTSEEIRRASREQLDAHFKMNNR, from the coding sequence ATGCTACACTCCATGAATCTGAAAGGAAATACAGTGCTCATTACCGGTGGCGCGTCGGGAATAGGGCTGGCCCTGGCCCAGCGGTTCCGGCAGGCTGGCAGCGAAGTAATTGCCGTAGGCCGGCGCGAAGACAAGCTTCGGGAGGCCCAGGCGCAGCTGCCCGGCCTGCACATCAAAGTCTGTGACGTAGCGGATACTGCCGAGCGGGTGGCGCTGCTGGCCTGGGTGCAGCAGGCGTTTCCACGCCTGAATATGCTGGTAAACAATGCCGGCATCCAGCGCCGCGTGCAGCTTACGGAGCCGGAAGAATGGGAAGCACAGCGGCAGGAGTTGCTTATTAATGTGGAGGCGCCCGTTCACCTCAGCACGCTGTTTGTGCCGCACCTGCGCGAGCAGCAAACCCCGTGCATCATCAACGTTACGTCGGGGCTGGCCTTTGCGCCCATGGCGGCCGTCCCGATTTATAGCGCCACCAAAGCCGCTATGCACTCCTTCACGTTGTCGTTGCGGCAGCAACTGGCGGCCACGTCGGTACGGGTAGTGGAGATAGTGCCCCCGGCGGTTAATACCGACCTGGGTGGGCCGGGCCTGCACACGTTTGGCGTACCCGTTGATGACTTTGCCGACTCGGTGATGCAGCGGCTGGCGGCAGGGGAGGAGGAAGTCGGCTACGGAACCTCCGAAGAAATCCGGCGCGCCTCCCGTGAGCAGCTTGATGCCCACTTCAAGATGAATAACCGCTGA
- a CDS encoding malate:quinone oxidoreductase produces the protein MSTTDSAAPLTTDVVLIGAGIMSATLGLMLKELDPTLTITIFERLDVAAAESSDAWNNAGTGHSAFCELNYTPEKPDGTIDISKALKIAEQFEESKQFWAYLTEQYNVKEIQRFINHIPHMSFVWGNDNVDYLRKRHAALIQSALFEGMEYTEDRARLHDWMPLVMDGRDPQQPVAATRMDLGTDVNFGSLTRGMFNLLQEKPGVTFYFNHEVEKLRHKFDGTWGVKAQNRKTGEELKVRARFVFIGAGGGSLPLLEKSGIPEADGFGGFPVSGQWLKCTNPDVIARHEAKVYGKAAVGSPPMSVPHLDTRMIDGRKELLFGPYAGFSTKFLKTGSYLDLPASIQLNNLRPMIMAGLKNLPLTKYLIQQVRQSPQDRVAALREYMPEAQPQDWELAVAGQRVQVIKKDEKQGGVLEFGTEMVTASDGSIAALLGASPGASTAVSIMLSLIQKCFPQQSASPTWQAKFHEMIPSFGQSLATKPELVAEVRARTSAILGLVEEVR, from the coding sequence ATGAGCACGACCGACAGCGCTGCTCCACTCACCACCGACGTGGTGCTGATAGGAGCCGGAATCATGAGTGCAACTCTGGGGCTGATGCTCAAAGAGTTGGACCCCACTCTCACCATCACCATTTTTGAGCGGCTGGATGTAGCCGCCGCCGAAAGCTCCGATGCCTGGAACAACGCGGGCACCGGCCATTCGGCATTCTGCGAGCTGAACTACACGCCCGAAAAGCCTGATGGCACTATCGACATAAGCAAGGCGCTCAAAATAGCCGAGCAGTTCGAGGAGAGTAAGCAGTTCTGGGCCTACCTCACCGAGCAGTACAACGTGAAGGAGATTCAGCGCTTCATCAACCACATTCCGCACATGAGCTTCGTGTGGGGCAATGACAATGTGGACTACCTGCGCAAGCGCCACGCTGCTCTTATCCAGTCGGCCTTGTTTGAGGGCATGGAATACACGGAAGACCGCGCCCGGCTGCACGACTGGATGCCGCTGGTAATGGACGGCCGCGACCCACAGCAGCCCGTGGCGGCCACTCGCATGGATTTGGGTACCGATGTGAATTTTGGCTCACTCACGCGCGGCATGTTCAACTTGCTGCAGGAGAAGCCCGGTGTCACATTCTATTTCAATCATGAGGTAGAAAAGCTGCGCCACAAATTCGATGGCACATGGGGTGTGAAGGCCCAAAACCGCAAAACCGGCGAGGAGTTGAAAGTACGCGCCCGGTTCGTGTTCATCGGGGCCGGAGGTGGCTCATTGCCGCTGCTGGAGAAATCCGGCATTCCGGAGGCCGATGGTTTCGGCGGGTTTCCGGTAAGCGGCCAGTGGCTGAAATGCACCAATCCGGACGTAATAGCACGCCACGAAGCTAAAGTGTACGGCAAAGCCGCCGTTGGCTCGCCCCCTATGTCGGTGCCGCACCTGGATACACGCATGATTGATGGCCGGAAGGAGTTGCTTTTCGGGCCGTACGCTGGCTTCAGCACCAAGTTTCTCAAGACCGGTTCCTACCTCGACTTGCCGGCTTCGATTCAGCTCAACAACCTGCGCCCGATGATTATGGCAGGCCTCAAGAACCTGCCCCTCACCAAATACCTCATCCAGCAAGTACGCCAGTCGCCGCAGGACCGGGTGGCAGCTCTGCGAGAGTATATGCCCGAGGCGCAACCCCAGGACTGGGAACTGGCCGTGGCCGGACAGCGCGTGCAGGTTATCAAGAAAGATGAAAAGCAGGGGGGCGTACTGGAGTTCGGGACAGAAATGGTAACGGCTTCCGATGGCTCTATTGCGGCCTTATTAGGCGCCTCGCCCGGCGCCTCCACGGCCGTGAGCATTATGCTGAGCCTTATCCAGAAATGCTTCCCCCAACAGTCGGCCTCACCAACGTGGCAGGCCAAGTTTCACGAGATGATTCCTTCCTTCGGCCAGTCCTTGGCAACCAAGCCCGAACTGGTAGCTGAAGTACGAGCCCGCACCAGCGCTATATTGGGCCTAGTGGAGGAAGTAAGATAA
- the ctlX gene encoding citrulline utilization hydrolase CtlX, which produces MLVRPARFCFNPETAVSNHFQQAIAGLDESAIQAQAFAEFDAMVSTLRGKGMRVLVVDDTPEPAKPDAVFPNNWGTFHPDGRVLLYPMCAPNRRPERRPDILEMLGRAFTITQVHDLSGAEQQGRYLEGTGSIIFDHVHRVAYACLSARTDADLFGSVCAQLGYRPVAFRAQDAQGHAIYHTNVMLCVGAHFAVICLESITDPMERAAVTDSLEQTGHELVDISLAQVARFAGNMLTLQPASGPELLAMSQSAYDALTISQRQTLSRYADLVPLAIPTIETIGGGSARCMLAEVFLPEKQVSDQKTRHP; this is translated from the coding sequence ATGCTTGTCCGTCCCGCTCGGTTCTGCTTCAACCCGGAAACGGCCGTGTCCAACCACTTTCAGCAAGCCATAGCCGGCCTCGATGAAAGCGCCATCCAGGCCCAGGCTTTCGCCGAGTTTGATGCCATGGTAAGCACCCTTCGCGGAAAAGGCATGCGCGTGCTGGTGGTAGACGATACGCCGGAGCCTGCCAAACCGGATGCTGTATTCCCGAACAACTGGGGCACTTTCCACCCCGATGGGCGCGTGCTGCTGTATCCGATGTGTGCCCCAAACCGCCGCCCAGAGCGCCGCCCAGATATTCTGGAAATGCTGGGCCGTGCGTTTACCATTACGCAGGTGCACGACCTGTCAGGCGCGGAGCAGCAGGGCCGGTATCTGGAAGGCACGGGCAGTATCATTTTTGACCATGTGCACCGCGTTGCCTACGCCTGCCTCTCTGCCCGCACCGACGCTGACTTATTTGGGAGTGTGTGCGCACAACTGGGCTACCGACCGGTAGCATTTCGGGCGCAGGATGCGCAGGGCCATGCCATCTACCACACCAACGTGATGCTGTGTGTTGGGGCACATTTTGCAGTGATATGCCTAGAAAGTATCACCGACCCGATGGAGCGTGCTGCCGTAACGGATTCATTGGAGCAAACCGGCCACGAACTAGTGGATATTTCTCTGGCGCAGGTAGCACGGTTTGCCGGCAATATGCTGACGCTGCAACCGGCCTCGGGGCCCGAGCTGCTGGCTATGTCGCAGAGCGCCTACGATGCCCTGACTATTTCGCAACGCCAGACGCTGAGCCGCTACGCCGACCTGGTGCCGCTGGCCATTCCTACCATTGAAACCATCGGGGGTGGCAGCGCCCGGTGTATGCTGGCCGAGGTGTTCTTACCGGAGAAACAGGTAAGTGACCAAAAGACACGGCATCCTTGA
- a CDS encoding ion transporter, whose translation MDIRPRDTDSTWRRRAYSVIFESDTPAGRVFDIAVLVAIVLSVVAVMLESVQRINQQYGALLRAVEWFFTGLFLLEYIARLVVVRRPLTYAFSLLGIIDFMAIVPTLATLMLAGSRYLLVIRTLRLLRVFRIFKLGRFVGEGEFIVTALKASRFKILVFLTAVLTLVTVVGTLLYVVEGGRNGFTSIPKSIYWAVVTVTTVGYGDISPVTVLGQTLASILMILGYAIIAVPTGIVSAQMAGPRATAVPTYKQVICHVCQATDHRPEAEFCWHCGEKL comes from the coding sequence ATGGATATTCGCCCCCGCGACACAGACTCTACCTGGCGCCGCCGTGCGTACAGCGTCATTTTTGAGTCGGATACGCCAGCTGGCCGCGTCTTCGATATTGCGGTACTGGTAGCCATTGTGCTCAGTGTGGTGGCCGTAATGCTGGAAAGCGTGCAGCGCATCAACCAGCAATATGGGGCCTTGCTACGGGCCGTAGAGTGGTTTTTTACGGGCCTTTTCCTGCTCGAATACATTGCCCGCCTGGTCGTGGTGCGGCGGCCACTGACGTACGCCTTCAGCCTGCTGGGCATCATCGATTTCATGGCCATCGTGCCGACGCTGGCTACCTTAATGCTGGCGGGCAGCCGCTACCTGCTCGTTATTCGCACGCTGCGGTTGCTGCGGGTGTTCCGTATCTTCAAGCTGGGGCGGTTTGTAGGCGAAGGCGAGTTCATCGTAACAGCGCTGAAAGCCAGCCGCTTCAAAATTCTGGTTTTTCTCACAGCGGTCCTCACTCTCGTGACGGTGGTTGGCACACTGCTGTATGTGGTGGAAGGCGGCCGCAATGGCTTCACAAGTATTCCCAAGAGCATCTATTGGGCTGTGGTGACGGTCACGACCGTCGGGTACGGCGACATTTCGCCCGTCACGGTGCTGGGCCAGACGCTAGCCTCCATCCTCATGATTCTTGGCTACGCCATTATTGCGGTTCCTACCGGCATCGTTTCGGCTCAGATGGCTGGCCCGCGTGCTACAGCGGTACCCACCTATAAGCAGGTGATATGCCATGTATGCCAGGCTACTGACCACCGGCCCGAAGCGGAATTTTGCTGGCACTGCGGCGAGAAACTTTAG
- a CDS encoding BLUF domain-containing protein — MHHIVYQSYAVGHPTNAELKHLLQQSRSNNSRLSITGLLLYGNGSFLQVLEGTEDAVREIYGRIVIDQRHTRVLKLSDGPIEARVFSNWSMGFQVLSGDDFARLTGYIDPYRSNFLDAHLPEIEESMLLLLKSFVVNDDARL; from the coding sequence ATGCACCATATCGTCTATCAAAGTTATGCAGTAGGCCACCCGACCAATGCCGAACTCAAGCATCTGCTACAGCAGTCGCGGAGCAATAATAGCCGCTTGAGTATTACGGGGTTGCTACTATATGGCAACGGGAGCTTCCTGCAGGTGCTGGAAGGAACTGAAGATGCTGTGCGGGAAATTTACGGCAGAATAGTGATAGACCAGCGCCATACGCGGGTGCTGAAGCTCTCCGATGGACCTATTGAAGCGCGGGTTTTCTCCAACTGGTCCATGGGATTTCAGGTGCTTTCCGGCGACGATTTTGCGCGCCTGACTGGCTACATTGATCCGTACCGGTCCAACTTTCTGGATGCGCACCTGCCGGAAATAGAGGAAAGCATGCTGCTGCTGCTCAAATCATTTGTGGTGAATGATGATGCCCGGCTGTGA
- a CDS encoding cold-shock protein produces the protein MQTGTVKFFNETKGFGFINNSATGQDVFVHVTGLIDEIRDNDKVEFEVEEGRKGLSAVKVRRA, from the coding sequence ATGCAGACAGGAACCGTAAAATTCTTCAATGAGACCAAAGGCTTTGGTTTCATCAACAACAGTGCTACCGGTCAGGACGTTTTCGTTCACGTAACGGGCCTCATCGACGAAATCCGCGACAACGACAAGGTTGAGTTCGAAGTAGAAGAAGGCCGTAAGGGCCTGAGCGCCGTTAAAGTACGTCGCGCTTAA
- a CDS encoding NmrA family NAD(P)-binding protein produces the protein MASPTAEHSSETLPKGSSILAPIVLAGATGALGLLIAHHLRRRGVSVRALVRPESSHKAEAESLRKQGVEVVAVDYSSVADLTKACQGATCIISALSGLRDIIVDTQTRLLEAAVAAGVPRFIPSDFSADFTTLPEGSNRNFDLRREFQRRLDTAPIRATSILNGMFMDLLKGQAPLVQPGIGRIVYWGDADQPLDFTTMVDTADFTAAAALDDTTPRYLRVAGQVASIRGVQAAASQALGQPFKLLRVGSVGVLATMIKVTRTLMPAPNDVFPPWQGMQYMHNMLSGQAKLHPLDTARYPDIRYTQIRELLAEK, from the coding sequence ATGGCTTCACCCACCGCTGAACATAGCTCCGAAACACTCCCCAAGGGTTCTTCCATCCTCGCGCCAATTGTGCTGGCAGGCGCAACCGGGGCGCTGGGGCTGCTGATTGCTCATCATCTGCGCCGCCGCGGCGTATCAGTGCGGGCGCTGGTTAGGCCTGAATCCAGCCACAAAGCGGAGGCTGAATCGTTGCGGAAGCAGGGCGTGGAGGTGGTAGCCGTAGACTATAGCAGCGTTGCGGACCTTACGAAAGCCTGCCAGGGCGCTACCTGTATCATCTCAGCCTTATCGGGGCTGCGCGATATTATTGTGGATACGCAAACGCGGCTATTGGAAGCAGCGGTAGCAGCCGGAGTACCGCGCTTTATTCCGTCAGACTTCTCCGCCGATTTCACCACGCTGCCAGAAGGCTCCAACCGCAACTTCGACCTGCGCCGGGAGTTTCAGCGCCGGCTTGATACGGCACCAATCCGGGCCACGTCTATTCTCAACGGCATGTTCATGGACTTGCTGAAAGGCCAAGCGCCGCTGGTACAGCCAGGTATCGGCCGCATCGTATACTGGGGCGACGCCGACCAGCCCCTGGACTTCACCACGATGGTAGATACGGCCGATTTTACTGCCGCCGCTGCCCTTGATGATACCACGCCTCGTTACCTGCGTGTAGCTGGCCAAGTAGCCAGCATCCGGGGAGTGCAAGCGGCAGCCAGCCAGGCGCTGGGCCAACCCTTCAAGCTGTTGCGAGTGGGAAGTGTGGGCGTACTCGCCACCATGATTAAAGTAACCCGCACACTCATGCCCGCCCCGAACGACGTATTTCCGCCGTGGCAGGGTATGCAATACATGCACAACATGCTCAGCGGCCAGGCCAAGCTGCATCCGCTGGATACGGCTCGCTACCCCGATATCCGCTACACCCAGATACGGGAACTGCTGGCGGAGAAATAG
- a CDS encoding DUF1624 domain-containing protein gives MQSALASAAVPAPGRASIARVQAVDVVRGLVMVIMALDHVRELWSPTSIRPEDMAHTTGLLFFTRWITHFCAPTFVFLSGVSIWLYQQKQGSRRRTSRFLLTRGLWLVVLEVLVISYLLQWNYNMLLIQVIWVIGWSMVLLAGLLWLPRTVLAVLALLIIAGHDALPFIQPVTPENVGWALLHNNPFLLPLPPLPPFLVAYSLGPWLGVMLAGYVVGPWFALPLPQRTQLLRRVGGSLLVLFGALRATNWYGDLAPWSVQPRGELYTVLSFLNVSKYPPSLLFVCLTLGVALLVLSSAEQLTSRLSRWLRTFGQVPFFYYLLHLLLISTSAWVWTRLAFGQAHNLGFSAPPTWPLAYHPSLWRTYAVWVGLVLVLYWPCRWYQKYRQQHNYWWLSYL, from the coding sequence ATGCAGTCTGCCTTAGCTTCAGCCGCCGTGCCCGCGCCGGGCAGGGCTTCTATTGCCCGCGTTCAGGCCGTTGATGTAGTGCGCGGCCTGGTGATGGTCATTATGGCCCTCGACCACGTGCGCGAGCTGTGGAGCCCCACATCCATCCGCCCCGAGGACATGGCCCACACGACCGGGCTCTTATTCTTCACTCGCTGGATTACGCATTTCTGCGCGCCTACTTTCGTGTTTCTCTCAGGCGTCAGCATTTGGCTCTATCAGCAGAAACAGGGCAGCCGGCGCCGTACCAGCCGCTTTCTGCTTACGCGAGGCCTGTGGCTGGTAGTGCTGGAGGTGCTGGTTATCAGTTACCTTCTGCAGTGGAACTACAACATGCTGCTGATTCAGGTAATCTGGGTGATTGGCTGGAGCATGGTGCTGCTGGCCGGACTGCTGTGGCTGCCTCGCACGGTGCTGGCGGTCCTGGCACTCCTCATCATAGCCGGCCACGATGCGCTGCCGTTCATTCAGCCCGTTACGCCCGAAAACGTCGGCTGGGCTCTGCTGCACAACAATCCGTTTTTGCTGCCGCTGCCACCGCTACCACCGTTTCTGGTGGCCTATTCGCTGGGCCCGTGGCTGGGAGTGATGCTGGCCGGCTATGTGGTTGGGCCATGGTTTGCGCTGCCGCTACCCCAGCGGACCCAGCTGCTGCGCCGGGTAGGAGGGAGCCTGCTGGTGCTATTTGGGGCACTGCGAGCTACCAACTGGTACGGCGACCTAGCCCCGTGGAGCGTACAGCCCCGCGGGGAACTGTATACGGTGTTGTCGTTTCTGAACGTGAGCAAATACCCGCCTTCTTTGCTGTTTGTGTGCCTCACCTTGGGAGTAGCGCTGCTGGTATTGAGCAGCGCCGAGCAGCTCACCAGCCGCCTGAGCCGCTGGCTGCGCACGTTCGGGCAGGTGCCGTTCTTCTACTATCTACTGCATCTGCTGCTTATCAGCACATCAGCCTGGGTCTGGACCCGGCTGGCTTTCGGGCAGGCCCACAACCTGGGCTTTAGTGCGCCGCCTACCTGGCCCTTAGCCTACCACCCCAGTCTGTGGCGCACCTATGCCGTGTGGGTAGGGCTGGTATTGGTGCTGTACTGGCCCTGCCGCTGGTACCAGAAGTATAGGCAGCAACACAACTACTGGTGGCTCTCATACCTATAA
- a CDS encoding NADPH-dependent F420 reductase produces the protein MNIGIIGAGHIGSALAVRLTDLGHSVYIANSRGPETLKYVEQKTGAQAVTAEEAAQHGTDLVVVTIPLKNIPDLPKDLLASVPRETPIIDTSNYYPMLRDGRIEELETGSLTESEWVQQHLGRPVVKVFNNIYAHHIVEKGQPAGTPGRISLPVASDDAAAKQKVMQMVDELGFDAVDAGTLHQSWRQQPGTPSYGADMPADKLRENLASLGTERTEEQHKEFLANHAKTEQAMADQGIKLK, from the coding sequence ATGAACATCGGAATCATCGGCGCCGGCCACATCGGCAGCGCCCTCGCCGTGCGGCTTACGGACCTCGGCCACTCGGTATACATTGCAAACTCCCGCGGGCCGGAAACCCTCAAATACGTGGAGCAGAAAACGGGCGCCCAGGCCGTGACGGCCGAGGAAGCCGCCCAGCACGGCACCGACCTCGTGGTGGTGACCATCCCGCTCAAGAACATTCCCGACCTGCCCAAGGATCTGCTGGCCAGCGTGCCCCGCGAAACGCCCATCATCGACACCAGTAACTACTACCCCATGTTGCGCGACGGCCGGATTGAGGAGCTGGAAACCGGCAGCCTCACCGAGAGTGAGTGGGTGCAGCAGCACCTGGGCCGCCCGGTGGTGAAGGTGTTCAACAACATCTACGCCCACCACATCGTGGAGAAGGGCCAGCCCGCCGGCACGCCCGGCCGCATCAGCCTGCCCGTAGCCTCCGACGATGCCGCCGCCAAGCAGAAAGTAATGCAGATGGTGGATGAGCTGGGCTTCGACGCCGTAGACGCCGGCACCCTGCATCAGTCGTGGCGGCAGCAGCCTGGCACGCCATCCTACGGCGCCGATATGCCGGCCGATAAGCTGCGCGAGAACCTAGCCAGCCTCGGCACCGAGCGCACCGAAGAGCAGCATAAGGAGTTTTTGGCCAACCACGCCAAAACCGAGCAGGCCATGGCCGACCAAGGCATCAAGCTGAAGTAA